The Methanoregula sp. DNA window TCTTGCCGAGATCCTGAACAAAACGGCCCGCGTTACCAGCCTCGACGTAACACAGGTAGAAGGAATGAAGGAGGGAGATTAAAAATGGCACATCACAATGGTCCACGAAAGAAGACACGGTATAAGTTCAAGAAAGATCTAAGAAAGCGCGGCCTGCCGCCGGTAACCTCCGTCATCCAGCATTTCGAGATTGGTGACAGGGTACACGTAGTCGTTGAGCCGAGCATCCAGAAGGGTATGCCCCACCGCAGGTTCCACGGGAAGACCGGAACCGTTATCGGCCAGCGTGGCCGTGCATGGATGCTCACTATCCGTGATGGTGACGCCGACAAGACCGTCATCTCCAGACCACAACATCTAAAAGCACAAAAGTAAACTCACTGTCTAGGTGATTGGCATGAAAGTTAAGGGTATAATTAGCGAAGAGAAGGTTACGCTCCCCGAGATGCGCGGAGTCCTTTTAGCGGTGGAATCCGAACGGATTGCCGCCGAGAAGGAGATGTCGTATGAGTTCCGGCGCTGCATTGAACATGCTAATCAGCTGACAAAGACTACGCCGGAAAAGGCCAAAG harbors:
- a CDS encoding 50S ribosomal protein L21e, giving the protein MAHHNGPRKKTRYKFKKDLRKRGLPPVTSVIQHFEIGDRVHVVVEPSIQKGMPHRRFHGKTGTVIGQRGRAWMLTIRDGDADKTVISRPQHLKAQK
- a CDS encoding RNA polymerase Rpb4 family protein translates to MKVKGIISEEKVTLPEMRGVLLAVESERIAAEKEMSYEFRRCIEHANQLTKTTPEKAKALVADLLKLEKMKPDIAYRIANIMPKTRDEVRAIYAKERFTLSPEEVDTIIELVMTHF